Proteins encoded by one window of Halorubrum ruber:
- a CDS encoding GNAT family N-acetyltransferase: protein MSDRGYPNAVADEFPPPPTAFTDREDREIEIRPYEGEEAVREALVEMYDAFDPADRAQGIPPGGEERIREWLDAILCDDCYNVIAWCGDDAAGHATLVPDGDAYELAIFVHQEYQRAGIGTHLIRGLLGHGQANGVEKVWLTVERWNRAAVSLYKKIGFETSDAESFELEMGLRLHAGDDEDADPDPDDGDE, encoded by the coding sequence CCGAACGCGGTGGCGGACGAGTTCCCGCCGCCGCCGACCGCGTTCACGGACCGCGAGGACCGCGAGATCGAGATCCGGCCGTACGAGGGCGAGGAGGCGGTCCGCGAGGCGCTCGTCGAGATGTACGACGCCTTCGACCCGGCCGACCGCGCGCAGGGGATCCCGCCGGGCGGCGAGGAGCGCATCCGCGAGTGGCTCGACGCCATCCTCTGTGACGACTGCTACAACGTGATCGCCTGGTGCGGTGACGACGCGGCCGGCCACGCGACGCTCGTCCCCGACGGCGACGCCTACGAGCTGGCGATCTTCGTCCACCAGGAGTACCAGCGCGCCGGGATCGGCACCCACCTCATCCGCGGGCTGCTCGGGCACGGGCAGGCGAACGGCGTCGAGAAGGTGTGGCTCACCGTCGAGCGGTGGAACCGCGCCGCGGTCTCGCTGTACAAGAAGATCGGCTTCGAGACCTCCGACGCCGAGAGCTTCGAGCTGGAGATGGGGCTGCGGCTTCACGCGGGCGACGACGAGGACGCCGATCCCGATCCGGACGACGGCGACGAGTAG
- a CDS encoding adenylate kinase — protein MSHRILLLGAPGAGKGTQSAKLADEYGVEHVTTGDALRANKEMETEYGTPKSFMDAGELVPDPVVNEIVEAALDDADGFVLDGYPRNVEQAEYLSEITDLDAVILLDVDEEVLVDRLTGRRVCDDCGANYHVDFQPPEEPGVCDECGGELIQREDDTEETARERLEVFYENTEPVIDHFRDEGVLVEVDGEATPDEVFARIRDVVEN, from the coding sequence ATGAGCCATCGAATCCTGCTGTTGGGGGCGCCCGGCGCCGGAAAGGGGACGCAGAGCGCGAAGCTGGCCGACGAGTACGGCGTCGAGCACGTCACGACCGGCGACGCGCTCCGCGCGAACAAGGAGATGGAGACGGAGTACGGCACGCCCAAGTCGTTCATGGACGCGGGCGAGCTCGTTCCCGACCCGGTCGTCAACGAGATCGTCGAGGCCGCGCTCGACGACGCCGACGGGTTCGTCCTCGACGGCTACCCGCGCAACGTCGAGCAGGCGGAGTACCTCTCGGAGATTACGGATCTCGACGCCGTCATCCTGCTCGACGTCGACGAGGAGGTGCTCGTCGACCGGCTCACCGGCCGCCGCGTCTGCGACGACTGCGGTGCGAACTACCACGTCGACTTCCAGCCGCCCGAGGAGCCGGGCGTCTGCGACGAGTGCGGCGGCGAGCTGATCCAGCGCGAGGACGACACCGAGGAGACCGCCCGCGAGCGCCTCGAGGTCTTCTACGAGAACACCGAGCCCGTGATCGACCACTTCCGCGACGAGGGCGTCCTCGTCGAGGTCGACGGCGAGGCGACCCCGGACGAGGTCTTCGCCCGGATCCGCGACGTCGTCGAGAACTGA
- a CDS encoding DUF106 domain-containing protein produces the protein MSKVERRVRSLVREDGEMRDAIQVVLDNASGGEVRWVDVRDEISSGQWGRLIEKEILIDGEEGFALADREGIEAGLEDDDDSGGSDVETPETTTWSKWDKLAGVATLGAFVGYAVPPVRNAIAGAIDVVLGPLLNVVPFYVVIMVIALGTGLYSTLLRAGLMDMEKMGAYQDRMKDIQERRKEAEKRDDDEALDEIQEEQMEAMGDQLGMFKEQFRPMVWIMFLTIPAFLWMFWVIGYRGSDAAYPAVAAQELVVPLAGTVTWDTGIVGPIQMWILWYFLCSMAFTQLVQKSLNIEMSPSSS, from the coding sequence ATGAGCAAAGTCGAACGGCGAGTCCGCTCGCTGGTCCGCGAGGACGGCGAGATGCGGGACGCCATTCAAGTCGTCCTCGACAACGCCAGCGGCGGCGAGGTGCGTTGGGTCGACGTTCGCGACGAAATCTCGAGCGGGCAGTGGGGTCGGCTCATCGAGAAGGAGATCCTCATCGACGGCGAGGAGGGGTTCGCCTTAGCCGACCGCGAGGGGATCGAGGCCGGCTTGGAAGATGACGACGACTCCGGCGGGAGCGACGTCGAGACGCCCGAGACGACCACCTGGTCGAAGTGGGACAAGCTCGCCGGGGTGGCGACGCTCGGCGCGTTCGTCGGGTACGCGGTCCCTCCGGTCCGGAACGCGATCGCCGGCGCCATCGACGTCGTTCTCGGCCCCCTCCTGAACGTAGTCCCCTTCTACGTCGTGATCATGGTCATCGCGCTCGGCACGGGCCTGTACTCGACGCTGCTGCGCGCCGGGCTCATGGACATGGAGAAGATGGGCGCGTACCAGGACCGGATGAAGGACATTCAGGAGCGCCGGAAGGAGGCCGAGAAGCGCGACGACGACGAGGCGCTCGACGAGATCCAAGAAGAGCAGATGGAGGCGATGGGCGACCAGCTCGGCATGTTCAAAGAGCAGTTCCGCCCGATGGTGTGGATCATGTTCCTCACCATCCCCGCGTTCCTCTGGATGTTCTGGGTGATCGGCTACCGCGGGTCGGACGCCGCGTATCCGGCCGTCGCCGCCCAAGAGCTCGTCGTGCCGCTCGCCGGCACCGTCACCTGGGACACGGGGATCGTCGGCCCGATCCAGATGTGGATCCTCTGGTACTTCCTCTGCTCGATGGCGTTCACGCAGCTGGTCCAGAAGAGCCTCAACATCGAGATGTCGCCGTCTTCGTCGTAG
- a CDS encoding DHH family phosphoesterase yields MDDDLIETGEAPRSRYTKLPGKGFFYPDSLDDERAERRAREAIEGCEAVVIADGDADGLACAAMIREAYDAALDVEPFEDAIAARLAEDDEESGGAETDDAESEESDDDPLADAHAESPVGLLSAGPYSIDTALERVEAYADDDIDLFVCDLCPDDYEWIAEPLESLATSTDSIRWFDHHQWDDATAAAVREAGVDLVVGDSDEECTADVTLRSLEYAFDDRWTELAEVTRDHDLWLKEDPRSDDLADYSYWAGAEEYAAVIGAYGVDLPETVRSFVEDRRVEKEARIDLAVDRAVTHEVGDWRVAVTYGRCSQNEVAERLREAGADAAVIVKPAGSASIRGSDDFRHAHEVAGRVNGGGHPQAAGCKPDIYDDMLDYAHHWSTEGQACKRVILAAFEAVAEEVSAEESAAEESAAEESDGDDAGDADE; encoded by the coding sequence ATGGACGACGACCTTATCGAGACGGGCGAGGCCCCCCGATCGCGGTACACGAAGCTGCCGGGGAAGGGGTTCTTCTACCCCGACTCGCTGGACGACGAGCGCGCGGAGCGACGGGCACGGGAGGCGATCGAGGGCTGCGAGGCGGTCGTGATCGCCGACGGCGACGCCGACGGCCTCGCCTGCGCCGCGATGATCCGCGAGGCGTACGACGCCGCGCTCGACGTCGAACCCTTCGAGGACGCCATCGCGGCGCGGCTGGCGGAGGACGACGAGGAGTCGGGCGGCGCGGAGACCGACGACGCAGAGAGCGAGGAGTCCGACGACGACCCCCTCGCCGACGCCCACGCCGAGTCGCCGGTCGGGCTGCTCTCGGCGGGCCCGTACTCGATCGACACCGCGCTCGAACGCGTCGAGGCGTACGCCGACGACGACATCGACCTGTTCGTCTGCGACCTCTGCCCCGACGACTACGAGTGGATCGCGGAGCCGCTGGAATCGCTCGCGACGTCGACCGACTCGATCCGCTGGTTCGACCACCACCAGTGGGACGACGCGACCGCCGCCGCGGTCCGCGAGGCGGGCGTCGACCTCGTCGTCGGCGACTCCGACGAGGAGTGCACCGCCGACGTGACGCTCCGGTCGCTGGAGTACGCGTTCGACGACCGCTGGACCGAGCTCGCGGAAGTCACGCGCGACCACGACCTCTGGCTCAAGGAGGACCCGCGCTCCGACGACCTCGCCGACTACTCCTACTGGGCCGGCGCCGAGGAGTACGCGGCCGTGATCGGCGCGTACGGCGTCGACCTCCCCGAGACGGTGCGGTCGTTCGTCGAGGATCGCCGCGTCGAGAAGGAGGCCAGGATCGACCTCGCCGTCGACCGCGCGGTCACCCACGAGGTCGGCGACTGGCGCGTCGCGGTCACCTACGGCCGCTGCTCGCAGAACGAGGTCGCAGAGCGGCTCCGCGAGGCGGGCGCCGACGCCGCCGTGATCGTCAAGCCCGCGGGGTCCGCCTCCATCCGCGGCTCGGACGACTTCCGCCACGCCCACGAGGTCGCCGGACGGGTGAACGGCGGCGGCCACCCGCAGGCGGCGGGCTGCAAGCCCGACATCTACGACGACATGCTCGACTACGCCCACCACTGGAGCACCGAGGGGCAGGCGTGCAAGCGCGTCATCCTCGCGGCGTTCGAAGCGGTCGCCGAGGAGGTCTCGGCCGAGGAGAGCGCGGCCGAGGAGAGCGCGGCCGAGGAGAGCGACGGCGACGACGCGGGCGACGCCGACGAGTAG
- a CDS encoding universal stress protein: MFDTIVVATDGSDSVRRAVSVAVDVAARFDAEVHAVYVVDAGEVESSPDRVREDLRDALDDEGRDALDRVADAAHDRDGDLDVTIEVREGRPASEIDTYARSVDADLVAMGTRGRHGENRFLIGSVAERVVRTCPVPVLTVRQLTDEDPRRTTI; encoded by the coding sequence ATGTTCGACACCATCGTGGTCGCGACCGACGGCTCCGACAGCGTGCGGCGGGCCGTCTCGGTCGCGGTCGACGTGGCGGCGCGGTTCGACGCCGAGGTCCACGCGGTGTACGTCGTCGACGCCGGCGAGGTCGAGTCGTCGCCGGACCGGGTCCGCGAGGACCTCCGCGACGCGCTCGACGACGAGGGACGCGACGCGCTCGACCGCGTCGCGGACGCCGCGCACGACCGCGACGGCGACCTCGACGTGACGATCGAGGTCCGCGAGGGCCGCCCGGCCTCGGAGATCGACACGTACGCCCGGTCGGTCGACGCCGACCTCGTCGCGATGGGCACCCGCGGCCGGCACGGCGAGAACCGCTTCCTCATCGGCTCCGTCGCCGAGCGCGTCGTGCGTACCTGCCCGGTCCCCGTGTTGACCGTGCGACAGCTGACCGACGAGGACCCGCGGCGGACGACGATCTGA
- a CDS encoding heme-binding protein — protein sequence MVEAPQTAEGWFSLHDFRSIDWDAWREAPESERRRAIEEGEAFLKHRELVADADDGESALFSVLGHKADLLFLHFRPSLDDLSAIERRFEDTALAKFTERETSYVSVTEVSGYVSDDYFEEGADAVDEGLRRYIEGKLKPDIPDEEYVSFYPMSKRRGEEHNWYDLEFEERADLMAGHGEVGKEYAGKIKQVIASSVGFDEHEWGVTLFGADPTDIKDIVYEMRFDPASSRYGEFGDFYVGRRFPPRDLDAFLAGETVPTGRVAEDDSAGHPHGGGGHGGESGGHDEGSHHGEGGHGDDGHGRGEGHDRSGAGGGSAHGDHPHGEDGGGGEGDHPHGEGDGHGGEDGHGGEGGHGGEGGHGGGGDGASDEDIRGELADLDIYAGKPHGEDVYATVLYSEADVDELFDEVEGLRGNFDHYGTHVKTAVYEGRHTDRAAVVSIWDTASAAETAAGFLSELPDIVARAGEESGFGTMGMFYTVKPDYQTEFVETFDDVGELLGEMDGHVETDLMVNVEDENDMFIASQWNAKEDAMAFFRSDEFSETVQWGRDVLADRPRHVFLA from the coding sequence ATGGTCGAGGCTCCACAGACCGCCGAAGGGTGGTTCTCGCTGCACGACTTCCGCTCGATCGACTGGGACGCGTGGCGCGAGGCGCCCGAGTCAGAGCGACGACGAGCGATCGAGGAGGGCGAGGCCTTCCTGAAACACCGCGAGCTGGTCGCCGACGCCGACGACGGCGAGTCCGCGCTGTTCTCCGTGCTCGGGCACAAGGCCGACCTCCTGTTCCTCCACTTCCGGCCGTCGCTCGACGACCTCTCCGCGATCGAGCGCCGGTTCGAGGACACCGCGCTCGCGAAGTTCACCGAGCGTGAGACCTCCTACGTCTCCGTCACCGAGGTGTCGGGGTACGTCTCCGACGACTACTTCGAGGAGGGCGCCGACGCCGTCGACGAGGGGCTCCGCCGCTACATCGAGGGGAAGCTGAAGCCCGATATCCCGGACGAGGAGTACGTCAGCTTCTACCCCATGAGCAAGCGCCGCGGCGAGGAGCACAACTGGTACGACCTCGAGTTCGAGGAGCGCGCCGACCTGATGGCGGGCCACGGCGAGGTGGGCAAGGAGTACGCCGGGAAGATCAAACAGGTGATCGCCTCCTCCGTCGGCTTCGACGAGCACGAGTGGGGGGTCACGCTGTTCGGCGCCGACCCGACCGACATCAAGGACATCGTCTACGAGATGCGGTTCGACCCCGCCTCCTCGCGGTACGGCGAGTTCGGCGACTTCTACGTCGGCCGCCGGTTCCCGCCGCGCGACCTCGACGCCTTCCTCGCGGGCGAGACGGTCCCGACCGGTCGCGTTGCGGAGGACGACAGCGCCGGGCACCCCCACGGCGGGGGCGGTCACGGCGGGGAGAGCGGCGGCCACGATGAGGGGAGCCACCACGGCGAAGGCGGTCACGGCGACGACGGCCACGGTCGCGGCGAGGGCCACGACCGCTCGGGCGCGGGCGGCGGCTCCGCGCACGGCGACCACCCGCACGGCGAGGATGGGGGCGGCGGCGAGGGCGACCATCCCCACGGCGAGGGCGACGGACACGGCGGGGAGGATGGTCACGGCGGCGAGGGCGGTCACGGCGGCGAGGGAGGTCACGGCGGCGGAGGCGACGGTGCCTCGGACGAGGACATCCGCGGCGAGCTCGCCGACCTCGACATCTACGCCGGGAAGCCCCACGGCGAGGACGTGTACGCCACGGTGCTGTACAGCGAGGCCGACGTCGACGAGCTGTTCGACGAGGTCGAGGGGCTCCGCGGCAACTTCGACCACTACGGCACGCACGTGAAGACCGCGGTGTACGAGGGGCGCCACACCGACCGCGCCGCGGTCGTCTCCATCTGGGACACCGCGTCGGCGGCCGAGACCGCGGCCGGCTTCCTCTCGGAGCTGCCCGACATCGTCGCCCGCGCCGGCGAGGAGTCCGGCTTCGGCACGATGGGGATGTTCTACACCGTCAAGCCCGACTACCAGACGGAGTTCGTCGAGACGTTCGACGACGTCGGCGAGCTGCTGGGGGAGATGGACGGCCACGTCGAGACCGACCTGATGGTGAACGTCGAAGACGAGAACGACATGTTCATCGCCAGCCAGTGGAACGCGAAGGAGGACGCGATGGCGTTCTTCCGCTCCGACGAGTTCTCCGAGACCGTCCAGTGGGGCCGCGACGTGCTCGCCGACCGCCCGCGACACGTCTTCTTAGCGTAA
- a CDS encoding PadR family transcriptional regulator, translating to MRKSGPPKGLISYLVLELLDERPRYGYELLGEITEISGGHWEPSYGSVYPILYKFEEEGVAERVERDDEPDRKYFALTDAGREELAEKRREIGGEAREFGDVVLGFYHLYAALATDGRFEVDDADADWGFSERYSAWIVEQMIRHHERDFGEFERIDASPEEFYAEADDSEAADADGSEAADADGSEAADAEGSEGAPGAEGSSSGAADD from the coding sequence ATGCGGAAAAGCGGCCCGCCGAAAGGACTGATCTCGTACCTCGTGTTGGAGCTGCTCGACGAGCGTCCCCGGTACGGGTACGAGCTGCTCGGCGAGATAACCGAAATCAGCGGCGGTCACTGGGAGCCCTCCTACGGCTCCGTCTACCCGATCCTCTACAAGTTCGAGGAGGAGGGCGTCGCCGAGCGCGTCGAGCGCGACGACGAGCCCGACCGCAAGTACTTCGCGCTCACCGACGCGGGCCGCGAGGAACTCGCCGAGAAGCGCCGCGAGATCGGCGGCGAGGCGAGGGAGTTCGGCGACGTCGTCCTCGGCTTCTATCACCTGTACGCCGCGCTCGCGACCGACGGCCGCTTCGAGGTCGACGACGCGGACGCCGACTGGGGGTTCTCGGAGCGGTACAGCGCGTGGATCGTCGAGCAGATGATCCGCCACCACGAGCGCGACTTCGGCGAGTTCGAGCGGATCGACGCCTCGCCCGAGGAGTTCTACGCGGAGGCGGACGACTCGGAGGCTGCCGACGCGGACGGCTCGGAGGCTGCCGACGCGGATGGCTCGGAGGCCGCCGACGCGGAGGGGTCGGAGGGAGCGCCCGGTGCCGAGGGGTCCTCGTCTGGCGCCGCCGACGACTGA
- a CDS encoding SDR family NAD(P)-dependent oxidoreductase, whose amino-acid sequence MYVLVTGAAGGIGGGVAGSLAAAGHDVLGVDRDAAGLADLPDAVETAAIDLRDEAAVRDLLADRPLDAVVSCIGGYEIAAVEDTSAEAFRRQVETNLTAVHVTVSAALPALRERGGRVVVVGSMVGSVALPYHGAYSAAKAGLDGYVDALRREVAPRGVDVALVEPGPVQTGFNERAAAAVVSADGEDASGAGEGGEDASDESPYADAYREFEGYSPAATDVETVVERVVTAVTAERPETRYRVSRRARWLPRLARVLPDRLYDRLVRAGLPGGLLWRLLRR is encoded by the coding sequence ATGTACGTTCTCGTGACGGGGGCGGCGGGCGGGATCGGTGGGGGCGTCGCGGGCTCGCTCGCGGCCGCCGGTCACGACGTCCTCGGGGTCGACCGCGACGCGGCGGGGCTCGCCGATCTGCCCGACGCGGTCGAGACCGCCGCGATCGACCTCCGCGACGAGGCGGCCGTCCGCGACCTGCTCGCGGACCGCCCCCTCGACGCGGTCGTCTCCTGTATCGGGGGCTACGAGATCGCAGCGGTCGAGGACACCTCGGCGGAGGCGTTCCGGCGACAGGTGGAGACGAACCTGACCGCGGTCCACGTGACGGTCTCCGCGGCGCTCCCGGCGCTGCGCGAGCGCGGCGGCCGGGTCGTCGTCGTCGGGTCGATGGTCGGGTCGGTCGCGCTACCGTACCACGGCGCGTACAGCGCCGCGAAGGCGGGTCTCGACGGCTACGTCGACGCGCTCCGTCGCGAGGTCGCCCCCCGCGGGGTCGACGTCGCGCTGGTCGAGCCCGGGCCGGTCCAGACCGGGTTCAACGAGCGGGCCGCGGCGGCGGTCGTGAGTGCGGACGGCGAGGACGCGAGCGGCGCGGGGGAGGGCGGCGAGGACGCGAGCGACGAGAGCCCCTACGCCGACGCCTACCGTGAGTTCGAGGGGTACTCGCCGGCCGCCACCGACGTCGAAACGGTCGTCGAGCGCGTGGTGACCGCGGTGACGGCGGAGCGGCCAGAAACGCGTTACCGGGTGAGCCGTCGGGCGCGGTGGCTGCCGCGACTCGCGCGCGTCCTCCCCGACCGGCTGTACGACCGACTCGTGCGCGCCGGACTCCCCGGCGGGCTCCTGTGGCGGCTGCTCCGCCGGTGA
- a CDS encoding ABC transporter substrate-binding protein, protein MYEPTRTASRRSFLAAAGGTATVGLAGCLGGGGGGGLDELTVAHMPIYPDLQWYVMEGEGYFSEIDAEVTGQEFGNGPDIVQALGGGDIDIAMFGIVPAMIAIDRGISAQVTAANIEEPMGIMAEESFHETFEAEGADAFATWEEEQGEPFTFGTFPQGSVPDVLLRYWLRDVGVDPAANDAVEIIEISGASSVWQAIANDEIDGTSIMEPVPTIAQAEGSSVTMLRTAAEVLPGQPAAVTLMSDAVRDSPLAAQFLEEHVRATEFIGENPDATAAHVNEGIGMPTDRARDALDSPLSNFITDPNEITEATQVFSEFAAGNGQIDEQLSNDQIFDLEVYDTL, encoded by the coding sequence ATGTACGAACCAACGCGGACAGCGTCGCGGCGGTCGTTCCTCGCGGCCGCGGGCGGAACCGCGACGGTCGGCCTCGCCGGCTGTCTCGGCGGCGGCGGTGGCGGCGGACTCGACGAGCTAACGGTCGCGCACATGCCGATCTACCCGGACCTTCAGTGGTACGTGATGGAGGGCGAGGGGTACTTCTCGGAGATAGACGCCGAGGTCACCGGACAGGAGTTCGGCAACGGCCCGGACATCGTTCAGGCGCTCGGCGGCGGCGACATCGACATTGCGATGTTCGGGATCGTTCCCGCGATGATCGCCATCGACCGCGGCATCTCGGCGCAGGTGACCGCCGCGAATATCGAGGAGCCGATGGGTATCATGGCCGAGGAGTCGTTCCACGAGACGTTCGAGGCCGAGGGCGCCGACGCGTTCGCGACGTGGGAGGAAGAGCAGGGTGAGCCGTTCACCTTCGGCACGTTCCCGCAGGGGAGCGTCCCCGACGTTCTCCTGCGCTACTGGCTCCGCGACGTCGGCGTCGACCCCGCGGCGAACGACGCGGTGGAGATCATCGAGATCAGCGGCGCGAGCTCGGTCTGGCAGGCGATCGCCAACGACGAGATCGACGGCACCTCGATCATGGAGCCGGTACCGACGATCGCGCAGGCGGAGGGCTCGTCGGTGACGATGCTCCGGACTGCGGCCGAGGTCCTCCCCGGCCAGCCCGCCGCGGTCACCCTGATGAGCGACGCGGTGCGCGACTCGCCGCTCGCGGCGCAGTTCCTCGAAGAGCACGTCCGCGCGACCGAGTTCATCGGCGAGAACCCGGACGCGACCGCCGCGCACGTCAACGAGGGGATCGGGATGCCGACCGACCGCGCACGGGATGCGCTCGACTCGCCGCTGTCGAACTTCATCACCGACCCCAACGAGATCACCGAGGCGACGCAGGTGTTCTCGGAGTTCGCGGCCGGGAACGGCCAGATCGACGAGCAGCTGTCGAACGACCAGATATTCGATCTGGAGGTGTACGACACCCTCTGA
- a CDS encoding ABC transporter permease, with the protein MATETASPVGEGDAFAGVELGDGRRLLRGAVGIAAFLLVWHAVSLTQDPFVLPSPVAVAGAFASELASGDMTAALFQSVQHWIPGTLAGTGLGVAAGVAFGWSRLLDDLTAPLVRTLRPVPPLALIGFAIAWFGINDWGAAFIIAVGAFWINFYAAYGAVEGVSEDLLDVGRTLGVRGDLDAVRSIVLPASMPGILTGIRTGLGRCWMLVVASEIFGVPGVGREIIRASNNLRVDRAIAYILVLSLMYLLVDVAFRAVERRALAWRA; encoded by the coding sequence ATGGCGACCGAAACCGCATCGCCCGTCGGGGAGGGCGACGCGTTCGCGGGCGTCGAGCTCGGCGACGGCCGCCGGCTGCTTCGCGGGGCCGTCGGGATCGCGGCGTTCCTCCTCGTCTGGCACGCCGTCTCGCTGACGCAGGATCCGTTCGTCCTTCCCTCGCCGGTCGCGGTCGCGGGGGCGTTCGCGAGCGAACTCGCCTCGGGCGACATGACGGCGGCGTTGTTCCAGAGCGTCCAGCACTGGATTCCGGGCACGCTCGCCGGAACGGGGCTCGGCGTGGCCGCCGGCGTCGCGTTCGGCTGGAGCCGACTGCTCGACGACCTGACGGCGCCGCTCGTCAGAACGCTGCGCCCGGTGCCGCCGCTCGCGCTCATCGGCTTCGCGATCGCGTGGTTCGGGATCAACGACTGGGGCGCCGCCTTCATCATCGCGGTCGGCGCGTTCTGGATCAACTTCTACGCGGCGTACGGCGCAGTCGAGGGCGTGAGCGAAGACCTCCTCGACGTGGGGCGAACGCTGGGGGTCCGCGGCGACCTCGACGCGGTCCGCTCGATCGTGCTACCAGCGTCGATGCCGGGGATTCTCACCGGGATCCGGACGGGACTGGGACGGTGTTGGATGCTCGTCGTCGCCTCGGAGATCTTCGGCGTCCCCGGGGTCGGCCGCGAGATCATCCGCGCCAGCAACAACCTCCGCGTCGACCGGGCGATCGCGTACATCCTCGTGTTGAGCCTGATGTACCTGCTCGTCGACGTGGCGTTCCGCGCGGTCGAACGGAGGGCGTTAGCGTGGCGGGCGTGA
- a CDS encoding ABC transporter ATP-binding protein has translation MAGVNGGSSLTPAEASVALDGVGKTYPGDGDGGSVRALDDVSFSVADGEFVCLVGPSGCGKTTLFRIAAGLTDATDGRVLLDGTEVTGPTTDMGVVFQEYHLFPWLTVAGNVGFGLERSDRSPAEQEARVDEMLDLVGLTEFRDAYPKSLSGGMKQRVAIARSLAVDPSLLLLDEPFGAVDAQTREMLQRELLDVWASTGKTVLFVTHDVAEAVTLADRIVVMAADPGRVREIVDVDVERPRERGDAAFAEYVGRVRELIGAGP, from the coding sequence GTGGCGGGCGTGAACGGCGGCTCCTCCCTCACTCCCGCGGAGGCCAGCGTCGCGCTCGACGGGGTCGGCAAGACGTACCCCGGCGACGGCGACGGCGGCTCGGTGCGCGCGCTCGACGACGTTTCCTTCTCGGTCGCGGACGGGGAGTTCGTCTGTCTCGTCGGGCCGTCGGGCTGCGGCAAGACGACGCTGTTCCGGATCGCGGCCGGGCTCACCGACGCGACGGACGGCCGCGTCTTGCTCGACGGCACCGAGGTCACCGGCCCCACGACCGACATGGGCGTGGTGTTTCAGGAGTACCACCTGTTCCCGTGGCTGACCGTCGCGGGGAACGTCGGGTTCGGCCTCGAACGGAGCGACCGCTCGCCCGCCGAGCAGGAGGCGCGCGTCGACGAGATGCTCGATCTCGTCGGGCTGACGGAGTTCCGCGACGCCTACCCGAAGTCGCTGTCCGGCGGGATGAAACAGCGCGTCGCCATCGCGCGGTCGCTCGCCGTCGATCCGAGCCTCCTGCTGCTGGACGAGCCGTTCGGCGCGGTCGACGCTCAGACCCGCGAGATGCTCCAGCGGGAGCTGCTCGACGTGTGGGCCTCGACGGGGAAAACCGTCCTCTTCGTCACGCACGACGTCGCGGAGGCGGTGACGCTCGCGGACCGGATCGTCGTGATGGCCGCCGACCCGGGACGCGTCCGCGAGATAGTCGACGTCGACGTCGAGCGCCCGCGCGAGCGCGGCGACGCCGCGTTCGCGGAGTACGTGGGTCGCGTCCGGGAGCTGATCGGGGCCGGGCCGTAG
- the deoC gene encoding deoxyribose-phosphate aldolase, which translates to MNREEFAASIDHTVLGPETTPADVRTVLDEAAAHGMNACIPPCYLPEAVAYEAEPEAIATVVGFPHGQHAPDVKRDEAVAAWEAGADEIDLVINVGRLKAGDDGAVADEIADVVAAVPVPVKVIIETALLDDAEKRRACEAAVAADADMVKTSTGFADGGATVPDVELMSEYLPVKASGGVGSYEEATEMLDAGAVRIGASSGVEIVEGFPE; encoded by the coding sequence ATGAACCGCGAGGAGTTCGCCGCCAGCATCGACCACACCGTTCTCGGCCCTGAGACCACCCCGGCCGACGTGCGGACCGTTCTCGACGAGGCCGCCGCTCACGGGATGAACGCCTGTATCCCGCCCTGTTACCTCCCCGAGGCGGTCGCGTACGAGGCCGAGCCCGAGGCGATCGCGACCGTGGTCGGGTTCCCGCACGGCCAGCACGCCCCCGATGTCAAGCGCGACGAGGCGGTCGCGGCGTGGGAGGCTGGCGCCGACGAGATCGACCTCGTGATCAACGTCGGCCGGCTGAAGGCGGGGGACGACGGCGCGGTCGCCGACGAGATCGCGGACGTCGTCGCGGCCGTGCCGGTCCCGGTGAAGGTGATCATCGAGACTGCCCTGCTCGACGACGCGGAGAAGCGCCGCGCCTGCGAGGCCGCCGTCGCCGCCGACGCCGACATGGTGAAGACCTCGACCGGCTTCGCCGACGGCGGCGCGACGGTCCCCGACGTAGAGCTGATGAGCGAGTACCTCCCCGTGAAGGCTTCCGGCGGCGTGGGGTCCTACGAGGAGGCAACGGAGATGCTCGACGCGGGCGCGGTCCGGATCGGCGCCTCCTCCGGCGTCGAGATCGTCGAGGGATTCCCGGAGTGA